A window of Polaromonas hydrogenivorans contains these coding sequences:
- the gltX gene encoding glutamate--tRNA ligase, translated as MTQKTRTRFAPSPTGFIHLGNIRSALYPWAFARATGGEFILRIEDTDVERSSQAAVDVIIEGMRWLGLDYDEGPFYQMQRMDRYKAVLAEMLAAGHVYPCYMSVAELDALREAQMAAKEKPRYDGTWRPETGKTLPAIPEGVQPVLRFKNPQGGAVVWDDKVKGRIEISNDELDDLVIARPDGTPTYNFCVVVDDMDMAITHVIRGDDHVNNTPRQINILRALGRDVPVYAHLPTVLNEQGEKMSKRNGAKPVTQYAAEGYLPDAMVNYLARLGWSHGDDEIFSREQFLQWFNLDHLGKSAAQFDEAKLRWVNAQHLKAMADDKLAERVQPFLAALDVSGLDAAWLAQGCALFKDRCSTLVELAGWLKLLVTGAEPSAQDVSTHVTDTVRPALARLALALATCEWSKAGIAAAIKQVLFDAGLKMPQLAMPVRVLLMGTPQTPSLDAILSLMAREKVIAKLNLV; from the coding sequence ATGACACAAAAAACAAGAACCCGATTTGCTCCTTCGCCCACCGGCTTCATCCATCTGGGCAACATCCGCTCGGCGCTGTACCCGTGGGCGTTTGCGCGCGCCACCGGCGGCGAGTTCATCTTGCGCATTGAAGACACCGACGTGGAGCGATCCAGTCAGGCCGCTGTCGATGTGATCATCGAAGGCATGCGCTGGCTGGGCCTGGACTACGACGAAGGCCCGTTCTACCAGATGCAGCGCATGGACCGTTACAAGGCGGTGTTGGCCGAGATGCTGGCCGCCGGACATGTTTACCCCTGCTACATGAGCGTGGCCGAACTCGACGCGCTGCGCGAAGCCCAGATGGCCGCCAAGGAAAAACCGCGCTACGACGGCACCTGGCGGCCTGAGACTGGCAAGACGCTGCCGGCCATTCCCGAAGGCGTGCAGCCGGTGCTGCGCTTCAAGAATCCGCAAGGCGGCGCCGTGGTCTGGGACGACAAGGTCAAGGGCCGCATCGAGATCAGCAACGACGAGCTTGATGACCTGGTGATTGCCCGGCCCGACGGCACGCCGACCTACAACTTCTGCGTGGTGGTCGATGACATGGACATGGCGATCACGCATGTGATTCGCGGCGATGACCATGTGAACAACACGCCGCGCCAGATCAACATCCTGCGCGCGCTGGGCCGGGACGTGCCGGTGTATGCCCATTTGCCCACCGTGCTGAACGAGCAGGGCGAGAAGATGAGCAAGCGCAACGGCGCCAAGCCGGTCACACAATACGCCGCCGAGGGCTATCTGCCCGACGCGATGGTGAACTACCTGGCGCGCCTGGGATGGAGCCACGGCGACGACGAGATTTTCAGCCGCGAGCAGTTTTTGCAGTGGTTCAACCTCGACCACCTCGGCAAGAGCGCCGCGCAGTTCGACGAAGCCAAGCTGCGCTGGGTGAATGCGCAGCATCTGAAGGCCATGGCCGATGACAAGCTGGCGGAACGGGTTCAGCCCTTCCTCGCGGCACTGGACGTTTCGGGTCTGGATGCTGCCTGGCTCGCACAGGGTTGCGCTTTGTTCAAGGACCGCTGCAGCACGCTGGTCGAACTGGCGGGCTGGCTGAAACTGCTGGTCACGGGCGCGGAGCCGAGTGCGCAAGATGTCAGCACCCATGTGACCGATACCGTGCGGCCGGCTCTTGCCAGGCTGGCGCTGGCGCTGGCCACTTGTGAATGGAGCAAGGCCGGCATTGCTGCCGCGATCAAACAGGTGCTTTTCGATGCCGGCCTGAAGATGCCGCAACTGGCCATGCCGGTGCGCGTGCTGCTCATGGGAACACCGCAGACGCCTTCGCTGGATGCGATCCTGTCGCTCATGGCGCGAGAAAAAGTCATCGCCAAATTGAATTTAGTTTGA
- a CDS encoding O-succinylhomoserine sulfhydrylase, translating to MTRQALPENLHPDTLAVRVGIERSQYGENSEALYLTSGFVQPDAETSARRFAGTEEGFTYARTSNPTVAGFEQRLAALEGTEAAIAASSGMGAILMMGMGLLRAGDHVVCSQSVFGSTLNLFGKEFAKFGVETSFVSQTDIAQWRAAMRPNTKLLFAETPTNPLTEVCDIRALADVAHAGGALLAVDNCFCSPALQRPTALGADLVIHSGTKYLDGQGRVMAGAICGPSKLIVDVFGPIVRTAGMVLAPFNAWVVLKGMETLRIRMQAQSATALAIAQWLEAHPAVTCVYYPGLPSHPQHELAMRQQSGLGGAVVSFDVRGGDPQTARANAFHVIDSTQVVSIATNLGDTKSIITHPGTTSHGRLTEAQRQAAGIKQGLIRFAVGLEYIDDLKADLARGLDSLT from the coding sequence ATGACCCGGCAAGCATTGCCCGAGAACCTGCACCCCGACACGCTGGCCGTGCGTGTCGGCATCGAACGCAGCCAGTACGGCGAGAACTCCGAAGCGCTGTACCTGACCAGCGGCTTCGTGCAGCCCGATGCCGAAACCTCGGCGCGCCGCTTCGCCGGCACCGAGGAAGGCTTTACCTACGCGCGCACCTCGAACCCGACGGTGGCCGGTTTCGAGCAGCGGCTGGCCGCGCTCGAAGGCACTGAAGCCGCCATCGCTGCGTCCAGCGGCATGGGCGCCATCCTGATGATGGGCATGGGCCTGCTCAGGGCCGGCGACCATGTCGTGTGTTCGCAGTCGGTGTTCGGCTCGACGCTGAACCTGTTCGGCAAGGAATTTGCCAAGTTCGGCGTCGAAACCAGCTTTGTCTCGCAGACCGACATCGCGCAGTGGCGCGCGGCCATGCGGCCCAATACCAAGCTGCTGTTTGCCGAAACCCCGACCAATCCGCTGACCGAGGTGTGCGACATCCGGGCGCTGGCCGATGTGGCGCATGCGGGCGGCGCGTTGCTGGCCGTGGACAACTGTTTCTGTTCGCCCGCGCTGCAGCGGCCGACCGCGCTGGGCGCCGACCTGGTGATCCACTCGGGCACCAAGTACCTCGACGGACAGGGCCGCGTGATGGCGGGTGCGATTTGCGGGCCTTCAAAGCTGATCGTCGATGTGTTCGGCCCGATTGTGCGCACCGCCGGCATGGTGCTCGCGCCTTTCAATGCCTGGGTCGTGCTCAAGGGCATGGAAACGCTGCGCATCCGCATGCAGGCGCAAAGCGCCACGGCCCTGGCCATCGCGCAGTGGCTGGAGGCGCATCCGGCCGTGACCTGCGTCTATTACCCCGGCTTGCCATCGCACCCGCAGCACGAACTGGCGATGCGCCAGCAGTCGGGCCTGGGCGGCGCCGTGGTGTCTTTCGATGTGCGCGGCGGCGACCCGCAAACGGCGCGTGCCAACGCCTTCCATGTGATCGACAGCACGCAGGTGGTCAGCATCGCCACCAACTTGGGCGACACCAAGTCCATCATCACCCATCCGGGAACCACTTCCCATGGCCGCTTGACCGAAGCGCAGCGCCAGGCGGCCGGCATCAAGCAGGGCCTGATCCGCTTTGCGGTTGGTCTTGAATACATTGACGATTTGAAAGCCGACCTCGCACGGGGTCTGGACAGCCTGACATGA
- the purF gene encoding amidophosphoribosyltransferase, with product MCGIVGIVSKAPVNQLIYDGLLLLQHRGQDAAGIVTQQGRKFYMHKAKGMVRDVFRTRNMRALPGNVGLGQVRYPTAGNAFSEDEAQPFYVNAPFGLVLSHNGNLTNAAELKAELFNTDHRHINTDSDSEVLLNVLAHELEKTTRGLPLTPADVFAAVRGVHKRVKGSYAVVALIAGHGLLAFRDPFGIRPLCIGHGQNEGGATVMVASESVALEGTGYQFERDIAPGEAVFVDMDGKVHAEQCAANARLYPCIFEFVYLARPDSVMDGISVYQARLNLGETLAKRVVSTVPPNEIDVIIPIPESSRPSATQLAHLLGIPYREGFVKNRYVGRTFIMPGQGVRKKSVRQKLNVIASEFKGRNVLLVDDSIVRGTTSREIVQMARDAGARKVYLASAAPPVRFPNVYGIDMPTPGELVAHDRSIEEIRKVIGCDALIYQDVEGMKRAIRSLNPELDGFDASCFDGVYVTGDVTAETIAAMNSARGDTAEKIGEEGDVDASRLALPNPEGA from the coding sequence ATGTGCGGGATAGTCGGAATCGTCAGCAAAGCCCCGGTCAACCAGCTGATTTATGACGGACTGCTGCTGCTGCAGCACCGTGGGCAGGATGCCGCCGGCATCGTCACCCAGCAAGGGCGCAAGTTCTACATGCACAAGGCCAAGGGCATGGTGCGCGACGTGTTCCGCACCCGCAACATGCGCGCCCTGCCGGGCAATGTCGGACTCGGCCAAGTGCGCTACCCGACGGCGGGCAACGCCTTCAGCGAGGATGAAGCGCAGCCGTTTTACGTCAACGCGCCGTTTGGCCTGGTGCTGTCGCACAACGGCAACCTGACGAACGCGGCAGAACTCAAGGCCGAGCTGTTCAACACCGACCACCGCCACATCAACACCGACAGCGACTCCGAAGTGCTGCTCAACGTGCTGGCGCATGAGCTGGAAAAAACCACGCGCGGCCTGCCGCTCACCCCGGCCGACGTGTTTGCCGCCGTGCGCGGCGTGCACAAGCGCGTCAAGGGCTCGTATGCCGTGGTGGCCTTGATCGCCGGCCACGGCCTGCTGGCGTTTCGCGACCCGTTCGGCATCCGTCCGCTGTGCATCGGCCATGGCCAGAACGAAGGCGGCGCCACCGTGATGGTGGCCAGCGAATCGGTGGCCCTTGAAGGTACCGGCTACCAGTTCGAGCGTGACATCGCGCCGGGCGAAGCGGTGTTCGTGGACATGGACGGCAAGGTGCATGCCGAGCAATGCGCGGCCAATGCCAGGCTCTATCCCTGCATTTTCGAGTTTGTCTATCTGGCGCGTCCCGATTCGGTGATGGATGGCATCTCGGTTTACCAGGCGCGCCTGAACCTGGGCGAAACGCTGGCCAAGCGGGTCGTTTCCACCGTGCCGCCCAATGAGATCGACGTGATCATCCCGATTCCCGAATCGAGCCGCCCCAGCGCCACCCAGCTGGCGCATCTGCTCGGCATTCCCTACCGCGAAGGCTTTGTGAAGAACCGCTATGTCGGCCGCACCTTCATCATGCCGGGGCAGGGCGTGCGCAAGAAATCGGTGCGCCAGAAGCTCAATGTGATCGCCAGCGAGTTCAAGGGCCGCAATGTGCTGCTGGTCGATGATTCCATCGTGCGCGGCACCACCAGCCGCGAAATCGTGCAGATGGCGCGCGACGCCGGTGCGCGCAAGGTCTATCTGGCCAGCGCCGCGCCGCCGGTACGCTTTCCCAATGTCTATGGCATCGACATGCCGACGCCGGGCGAGCTGGTCGCGCATGACCGCAGCATCGAGGAAATCCGCAAGGTGATCGGCTGCGATGCGCTGATTTACCAGGACGTGGAGGGCATGAAGCGCGCCATCCGCTCGCTGAACCCCGAACTCGATGGCTTTGACGCGTCCTGCTTCGATGGCGTGTATGTCACCGGCGACGTGACCGCCGAGACCATCGCCGCGATGAATTCGGCGCGCGGCGACACCGCTGAAAAAATTGGCGAGGAAGGCGATGTCGATGCTTCGCGCCTGGCGCTGCCCAACCCGGAAGGGGCCTGA
- a CDS encoding CvpA family protein, whose protein sequence is MTPLDWILAGVLVFSLLLGAWRGLVYEVLSVLGWAASFYAAQWFAPQVALLLPWQSASEPVRYAAAFALVFIAAVFVAGLLAALLKSLVDAIGLRPVDRTLGAAFGVLRGMILLLAATVVMDMTALKSSAWWQESIGAQTLTATLTGLKPMLPGQFAKYLD, encoded by the coding sequence GTGACGCCGCTTGACTGGATTTTGGCGGGGGTGCTGGTTTTTTCCCTGTTGCTGGGCGCCTGGCGCGGCCTGGTCTATGAAGTGTTGTCGGTGCTGGGATGGGCGGCTTCGTTTTATGCCGCGCAATGGTTTGCGCCGCAGGTGGCGCTGCTGCTGCCCTGGCAGTCGGCTTCGGAGCCGGTGCGTTACGCGGCGGCTTTTGCGCTGGTTTTCATTGCGGCGGTGTTTGTGGCGGGTTTGCTGGCCGCCTTGCTGAAGAGCCTGGTGGATGCCATCGGCCTGCGTCCGGTGGACCGCACGCTGGGCGCGGCGTTCGGCGTACTGCGCGGCATGATCTTGCTGCTGGCCGCGACCGTGGTCATGGACATGACGGCGCTCAAGTCCAGCGCCTGGTGGCAGGAGTCCATCGGGGCGCAAACGCTGACCGCGACGCTGACCGGCCTGAAACCGATGCTGCCCGGGCAGTTTGCAAAGTATCTGGATTAA
- a CDS encoding SPOR domain-containing protein, giving the protein MPFFKFRRGDSASVPPAGSAAQALSVEVLRKRAKHRLVGASVLVLLGVVGFPLVFDTQPRPVEVDIPIEIPGKNSVKPLVLPAAPAATAPAPAPAKTPGRATSPETIAAAASLSPKEEIYSSKPALPLVHPAPSAIKKEVKQEPRQEAKTEVKPKAEPKPEPRIEARAEPKAEPRVEPKPEAKVEAKPVVKAEPKPAPKPAPASDDGARAIALLNGTGALQAPKVAAPTKPAALPKPAATEETKAAAAETKGRMVVQVGAFADSAKADETRRKLEKAGLTTYTQVADTKDGKRIRVRVGPFASKAEAEKAINKIRSLDLPVAILSF; this is encoded by the coding sequence ATGCCGTTTTTCAAGTTCCGCCGGGGCGATTCCGCATCAGTCCCTCCTGCCGGCTCAGCCGCCCAGGCGCTCAGCGTGGAAGTCTTGCGCAAACGCGCCAAGCACCGCCTGGTCGGCGCCTCGGTGCTGGTGCTGCTGGGCGTCGTGGGCTTTCCGCTGGTGTTTGACACCCAGCCCCGGCCCGTCGAGGTCGATATTCCGATTGAAATACCCGGAAAAAACTCGGTCAAACCGCTGGTACTTCCTGCTGCGCCCGCTGCCACTGCACCCGCACCCGCACCCGCCAAAACGCCTGGTCGTGCGACGTCACCCGAAACGATAGCCGCCGCCGCCAGCTTGTCGCCCAAGGAAGAGATTTACTCATCAAAACCAGCTTTGCCGCTTGTCCATCCTGCGCCTTCTGCTATTAAAAAAGAAGTAAAACAGGAGCCCAGGCAAGAAGCAAAAACCGAGGTCAAGCCCAAGGCAGAACCGAAGCCTGAACCCAGAATCGAAGCCAGGGCCGAGCCCAAGGCCGAACCCAGGGTCGAACCAAAGCCCGAGGCCAAAGTCGAGGCCAAGCCCGTCGTCAAGGCAGAACCCAAACCGGCTCCCAAGCCCGCGCCTGCCAGCGACGATGGCGCGCGGGCCATTGCCCTGCTCAACGGCACGGGCGCGTTGCAGGCGCCCAAGGTTGCGGCACCGACCAAGCCCGCGGCATTGCCCAAGCCTGCGGCCACCGAAGAAACCAAGGCCGCCGCTGCGGAAACCAAAGGCCGCATGGTGGTTCAGGTGGGCGCCTTTGCCGACTCCGCCAAAGCCGATGAAACGCGCCGCAAGCTGGAAAAAGCCGGCCTGACCACCTACACCCAGGTGGCCGACACGAAAGACGGCAAGCGCATCCGGGTCCGCGTGGGTCCGTTTGCCAGCAAGGCCGAGGCTGAAAAAGCGATCAACAAGATCAGGTCGCTTGACCTGCCGGTTGCCATTCTGAGTTTTTAA
- the folC gene encoding bifunctional tetrahydrofolate synthase/dihydrofolate synthase — MEHLTTLADWLAHCERLHPKSIDMGLDRVRAVAERMGLKFDCPIITVAGTNGKGSTCAMLEAILMESGYRTGVYTSPHLVHFEERCRVRGDIVSAPDLVANFARVESARCQNGDEISLSYFEFTTLAILQLLADAKLDVVILEVGLGGRLDAVNILDADCAVITSIDLDHMELLGNDREAIGFEKAGIMRAGRPVIVSDPVPPQSVLDHAARLGADLWHFGHDFNFSGDKLQWSWAGRGRRYAGLAYPALRGANQLVNASGVLAALTALRGRLPITAQAVRNGLSLVELPGRFQIIPGQPTLVLDVAHNPHSVAALTENLDAMGFYPCTHAIFGGMADKDVAPMLARVGPLIDKWYFTDLPTPRAATGAALLARWQAGNSRADATAHAYKTPESALEAAVMAANPADRIVVFGSFYTVGGILKNGVPRLSAPHLSD, encoded by the coding sequence ATGGAACATCTCACCACATTAGCCGACTGGCTGGCGCATTGCGAGCGCCTGCACCCGAAAAGCATCGACATGGGCCTGGACCGCGTCCGGGCCGTCGCCGAGCGCATGGGCCTGAAGTTCGACTGTCCCATCATCACGGTGGCCGGCACCAACGGCAAGGGCTCGACCTGCGCCATGTTAGAGGCCATCTTGATGGAATCGGGCTACCGCACCGGGGTGTACACCTCGCCGCACCTGGTGCATTTCGAGGAGCGCTGCCGGGTTCGCGGCGATATCGTCAGTGCTCCTGATTTGGTAGCTAACTTCGCCCGTGTGGAAAGCGCAAGGTGCCAAAATGGCGATGAAATCTCGCTGAGCTATTTTGAATTCACGACGCTGGCGATTTTGCAGCTGCTGGCTGATGCGAAACTGGACGTCGTGATTCTGGAAGTCGGCCTGGGCGGCCGGCTTGACGCGGTCAACATCCTGGACGCCGATTGCGCCGTCATCACCAGCATCGACCTGGACCACATGGAGTTGCTGGGCAACGACCGCGAAGCCATCGGCTTCGAGAAAGCCGGCATCATGCGCGCCGGCAGGCCGGTCATCGTCAGCGACCCGGTGCCGCCGCAAAGCGTCCTAGACCATGCGGCACGGCTGGGCGCGGACCTGTGGCACTTTGGCCATGACTTCAATTTCTCGGGTGACAAGCTGCAGTGGAGCTGGGCCGGCCGGGGACGGCGCTATGCCGGGCTGGCGTATCCGGCGCTGCGCGGCGCCAACCAGCTGGTCAATGCGTCGGGCGTGCTGGCGGCGCTGACGGCGCTGCGGGGTCGCCTGCCGATCACCGCGCAGGCGGTGCGCAACGGCCTGTCGCTGGTCGAGCTGCCGGGCCGTTTCCAGATCATTCCTGGCCAGCCGACGCTGGTGCTGGACGTGGCGCACAACCCGCATTCGGTCGCGGCGCTGACTGAAAACCTCGACGCCATGGGTTTTTACCCGTGTACCCATGCCATCTTTGGCGGGATGGCCGACAAGGACGTCGCGCCCATGCTGGCGCGAGTCGGCCCGCTGATCGACAAGTGGTATTTCACCGACCTGCCCACGCCTCGCGCCGCCACCGGCGCAGCGCTGCTTGCCCGGTGGCAGGCCGGCAACAGCCGCGCCGACGCCACGGCCCATGCTTACAAAACCCCCGAGTCCGCGCTGGAGGCCGCCGTCATGGCGGCAAACCCCGCTGATAGAATCGTGGTTTTTGGCTCCTTCTACACCGTGGGCGGCATTTTGAAGAACGGCGTGCCGCGTCTTTCAGCGCCGCACCTTTCTGACTAG
- the pip gene encoding prolyl aminopeptidase codes for MTSSAPAVAASALYPPIVPFRTGTLDTGDGHSIYWELCGNPQGKPAVFLHGGPGSGCSPDHRRLFDPERYCVLLFDQRGCGRSRPHASLHNNTTWHLVADIERLRTLLGARRWLVFGGSWGSSLALAYAQTHPAQVSELIVRGIFTLRRAELLWYYQEGASWLFPDLWEDFVAPIPPAERGDLMAAYRRRLVGSDRAAQLACARAWSLWEGQTITLLPDPTGAAKHGDDDFALAFSRIENHYFVHGGWLEEGQLIRDAHKLAGIPGVIVQGRYDMACPAKTAWDLHRAWPQAEFHLIADAGHAFNEPGILAQLIAATDRFAR; via the coding sequence ATGACTTCTTCAGCCCCCGCCGTTGCCGCGTCTGCGCTTTACCCGCCCATAGTCCCGTTTCGCACCGGCACGCTCGATACCGGCGACGGCCATTCGATTTACTGGGAGCTGTGCGGCAACCCGCAAGGCAAGCCGGCGGTGTTTTTGCATGGCGGGCCGGGTTCGGGCTGCTCGCCGGATCACCGGCGGCTGTTCGACCCCGAGCGCTACTGCGTGCTGCTGTTCGACCAGCGCGGCTGCGGCCGTTCGCGCCCGCATGCTTCGCTCCACAACAACACGACCTGGCATCTGGTCGCCGACATCGAGCGGCTGCGCACCCTCTTGGGCGCCCGGCGCTGGCTGGTGTTTGGCGGCTCCTGGGGCTCGTCGCTGGCGCTGGCCTATGCGCAAACCCATCCGGCGCAGGTCTCCGAACTCATCGTGCGCGGCATCTTCACGCTGCGCCGCGCCGAACTGCTCTGGTATTACCAGGAAGGCGCTTCCTGGCTGTTTCCTGACCTGTGGGAAGATTTTGTCGCGCCGATTCCACCGGCCGAGCGCGGCGACCTGATGGCCGCCTACCGCCGGCGGCTGGTCGGCAGCGACCGAGCCGCGCAACTGGCCTGCGCCCGCGCCTGGAGCCTGTGGGAAGGCCAGACCATCACGCTGCTACCCGATCCGACTGGCGCGGCCAAGCATGGCGATGACGACTTCGCCCTGGCGTTTTCGCGCATTGAAAACCACTATTTCGTGCATGGCGGCTGGCTGGAGGAGGGCCAGCTGATTCGTGATGCGCACAAGTTGGCCGGCATTCCGGGCGTCATCGTGCAGGGCCGCTACGACATGGCCTGCCCCGCCAAGACCGCCTGGGACTTGCACCGCGCCTGGCCGCAGGCGGAATTCCACCTGATTGCCGATGCCGGCCATGCCTTCAACGAGCCCGGCATCCTGGCGCAGCTGATCGCCGCGACTGACCGATTTGCACGCTGA
- a CDS encoding arsenate reductase has product MIILYGIPNCDTVKKARAWLSEHGQAYTFHDVKKHGVPPAQLARWTQAAGWEKLLNRKGTTWRQLDAAAQAAVVDAASAQSLMLANASAIKRPVVDWGDGITVGFDAADWAGRV; this is encoded by the coding sequence ATGATCATTCTCTACGGCATCCCGAATTGCGACACCGTCAAAAAAGCCCGGGCCTGGCTTTCGGAACACGGGCAGGCCTACACTTTTCATGACGTCAAGAAGCACGGCGTTCCGCCCGCGCAACTGGCGCGCTGGACGCAAGCCGCCGGCTGGGAAAAGCTGCTGAACCGCAAAGGCACGACCTGGCGCCAGCTCGACGCCGCCGCCCAGGCCGCCGTGGTGGACGCCGCCAGCGCCCAGTCGCTGATGCTGGCCAACGCCAGCGCCATCAAGCGTCCGGTCGTGGACTGGGGCGATGGCATCACGGTCGGCTTTGATGCGGCGGACTGGGCCGGGCGGGTTTGA
- a CDS encoding glycine zipper 2TM domain-containing protein, translating to MTHTFVKTIISSAVAAAAMASVPASAMDILARVISSTPVVQQVAVPRQVCSNEAVVMQAPKSGAGALMGAIAGGAAGNAIGNGGGRAAATMIGLVGGAILGDRIEGPNNQLQNVQQCTTQTFYENRTSYFNVVYEYQDTQYTAQMPNDPGLYVRLQVTPVGAVTPAPQPFQGQPQTYYQPAPVQQQPVYVQPVMTAPVVYPAYYQRPYYAPYYPPIGLSLNFGYSRGFGGGHHGHGR from the coding sequence ATGACACACACATTCGTTAAAACCATCATCAGTTCGGCTGTCGCTGCGGCGGCCATGGCTTCGGTTCCGGCTTCGGCCATGGACATCCTGGCGCGGGTCATTTCCAGCACGCCTGTCGTGCAGCAGGTCGCCGTGCCGCGCCAGGTGTGCAGCAATGAAGCCGTCGTCATGCAGGCGCCCAAGTCGGGCGCGGGCGCGCTGATGGGCGCCATCGCCGGCGGCGCTGCCGGCAATGCGATTGGCAACGGCGGCGGCCGGGCGGCGGCCACCATGATCGGCCTGGTGGGCGGCGCCATCCTGGGCGACCGCATCGAAGGCCCGAACAACCAGCTGCAAAACGTCCAGCAATGCACCACCCAGACGTTCTACGAAAACCGCACCAGCTATTTCAACGTGGTGTATGAATACCAGGACACGCAATACACCGCGCAAATGCCCAACGATCCGGGCCTGTATGTGCGCCTGCAGGTCACGCCGGTCGGTGCCGTGACGCCCGCACCGCAACCGTTCCAGGGCCAGCCGCAAACCTATTACCAGCCGGCGCCCGTGCAACAGCAGCCGGTTTATGTGCAGCCCGTGATGACGGCGCCGGTCGTTTATCCGGCTTATTACCAACGGCCCTACTACGCCCCGTATTACCCGCCCATCGGCTTGTCGCTCAACTTTGGCTACAGCCGGGGGTTTGGCGGCGGGCACCATGGCCACGGGCGCTGA
- a CDS encoding anti-sigma factor, producing MNIHNNPSLVDQLAASYALGTLRGGARRRFETLARDHATLRAAALIWQSRLASVAELQPEVAPSPAVWTRIENLVHAEKQTQAMQAARSQAAPAPVGGGWWASLGLWRGATAAGALATVVAVVTGLNFTNQLNGQVQELSARLSSTPVIEYVAVLADDKANASILVTFDPNTQKLMLKRVGDFREQPDKSLELWALPPGAAPKSLGVLPGDAVARLTAAGGDIQQSPALAITLEPKGGVPPGSGPTGPILFKGALIKTPE from the coding sequence TTGAACATTCATAACAACCCCTCTCTGGTGGACCAGCTGGCCGCCAGCTATGCGCTGGGCACCTTGCGCGGCGGTGCGCGGCGCCGCTTTGAAACCCTGGCCCGGGACCATGCCACGCTGCGTGCTGCCGCGCTGATCTGGCAAAGCCGGCTGGCGTCGGTGGCCGAGTTGCAGCCGGAAGTGGCGCCCAGCCCGGCGGTCTGGACGCGGATTGAAAACCTCGTCCATGCGGAGAAACAGACGCAAGCGATGCAGGCCGCACGCAGTCAAGCCGCGCCAGCGCCTGTCGGTGGCGGCTGGTGGGCCAGCCTGGGCCTGTGGCGCGGCGCCACGGCGGCCGGCGCCCTTGCGACCGTGGTTGCGGTGGTGACGGGCCTGAATTTCACGAATCAACTGAATGGCCAGGTGCAGGAACTCAGCGCCAGACTGTCGTCCACGCCGGTGATTGAATATGTCGCCGTGCTGGCCGACGACAAGGCCAATGCCTCGATCCTGGTGACCTTTGACCCCAACACCCAGAAGCTGATGCTCAAGCGCGTGGGCGATTTCCGCGAGCAGCCTGACAAGTCGCTCGAACTGTGGGCCTTGCCGCCAGGCGCAGCGCCCAAGTCGCTGGGCGTGCTGCCCGGGGATGCGGTGGCGCGGCTGACCGCTGCCGGCGGGGACATCCAGCAGTCGCCGGCGCTGGCCATTACCTTGGAGCCCAAGGGCGGCGTTCCGCCAGGCAGTGGCCCGACCGGGCCGATACTTTTCAAGGGCGCCTTGATCAAGACGCCCGAGTAG
- a CDS encoding sigma-70 family RNA polymerase sigma factor, which yields MKPESPDSQLIALLDRVALADESALKELYELTSSKLYGVAVRVVSNREWAEDVLQEAYLNIWKIAGTYQATLSPPMAWMGLLVRSRGLDFLRRRASDRADRVQELDEVISDTVAGDSPNPMDITQASEQAWALHQCLSQLESKQREVVSLAYLRDLSHSELAEQLRLPLGTVKTWIRRGLEQLRGCMARFA from the coding sequence ATGAAACCAGAAAGCCCGGATAGCCAATTGATTGCACTGCTTGACCGCGTGGCGCTGGCCGACGAATCGGCCCTCAAGGAGCTGTACGAATTGACCTCTTCCAAGCTCTACGGCGTGGCGGTGCGCGTGGTGAGCAACCGCGAGTGGGCCGAGGATGTGCTGCAGGAGGCTTACCTGAACATCTGGAAGATTGCCGGGACGTACCAGGCCACGCTGTCGCCGCCGATGGCCTGGATGGGCTTGCTGGTGCGCAGCCGGGGCCTGGATTTTTTGCGCCGCCGGGCCTCGGACCGGGCCGACCGGGTGCAGGAGCTGGACGAGGTGATTTCGGACACGGTGGCCGGCGACTCGCCCAACCCGATGGACATCACGCAAGCCAGCGAACAGGCTTGGGCGCTGCACCAGTGCCTGAGCCAACTCGAAAGCAAACAGCGCGAAGTGGTCAGCCTGGCTTATCTGCGCGACCTCAGCCATAGCGAGCTGGCCGAGCAGCTCAGGCTGCCCTTGGGAACGGTGAAAACCTGGATTCGCCGGGGGCTGGAGCAACTGCGCGGTTGCATGGCGAGGTTCGCTTGA